A region of Vitis riparia cultivar Riparia Gloire de Montpellier isolate 1030 chromosome 1, EGFV_Vit.rip_1.0, whole genome shotgun sequence DNA encodes the following proteins:
- the LOC117916324 gene encoding zinc finger CCCH domain-containing protein 17, giving the protein MVAATKDSTAPSQPSAAPPEEDALKRNTDCVYFLASPLTCKKGSECEYRHSEHARMNPRDCWFWLNGNCLNPKCSFRHPPLDGLLGTQATTPSGSSIPTSQSVAPPAPHVPAPHVPASHVPAPHVPAPHVPAPHVPAPHVPVPHVPASHVPAPHVPYSSSGKQSVPCIFFQKGLCLKGDRCAFLHGPNPTGNKIPQAPAATPGTEPPSLKKVFGGLEKCTQEQRVLQPNFSKLFEVPRPAKPATKTETAPPKHAVSTDKTAVPPAGLRDELPRYKATDVPPASNGNSANRSNRMHQSDVSDDHSFQNGGKDVDEFYRESSPGFDVLVDDDLRDSDYYHDEDQFGGDGRNLNSMNEFDIGRSSDYNSMADMDREMFRDPHGYDSYEHMHGQYPWDHRRSSSERMLVGAAPLERRGYRKSESPDQINESDLRHRLSKHRRVNGLRSVVSHDYDLDNHAEERSHRGPSRRDSHHVPTHESSLSSRLRGRIKLPRRSSPVNGSDLRVEKDMDRGRNWGRLSPGRQQISSQQGRLRDRIRGRVQEDSITDARNSWNQRIRRDIVDDGVADFAGPKSLAELKVVKNTESKEQRMKVQQSLSLGRQRNLKIEGQQQSEDDLSFEGPKPLSVILKRKRGAETAVSGSGMVHGNKEENDPEGKDGFMSSPKTTEVDVVGSVEDGLILTEKDQAADNESSQVPSMNELETEDGVIGDGVTEDQDHELEGFDQRDGDGDGDGEYEYEQGDEAEYNLEEGENVDPEEEYMDDEDGDDFAKKIGVMFS; this is encoded by the exons ATGGTCGCGGCCACCAAGGACTCGACAGCTCCGTCTCAGCCCTCGGCAGCGCCTCCAGAGGAGGACGCGTTAAAGAGGAATACCGATTGCGTTTATTTCTTGGCGTCGCCTCTCACCTGCAAGAAG GGAAGTGAATGTGAGTATCGCCATAGTGAACATGCCCGGATGAACCCTAGGGATTGCTGGTTCTGGTTGAATGGTAATTGCTTGAATCCAAAGTGTTCGTTCCGGCATCCG CCTCTTGATGGCTTGTTGGGAACCCAAGCTACAACTCCTTCAGGATCTTCTATTCCTACATCTCAGTCCGTGGCACCACCTGCACCTCATGTTCCTGCACCTCATGTTCCTGCATCTCATGTTCCTGCACCTCATGTTCCTGCACCTCATGTTCCTGCACCTCATGTTCCTGCACCTCATGTTCCTGTACCTCATGTTCCTGCATCTCATGTTCCTGCACCTCATGTTCCTTATAGCTCTTCGGGTAAACAATCAGTCCCCTGCATTTTCTTCCAGAAGGGACTGTGCTTAAAAGGTGACAGATGTGCCTTTTTGCACGGACCAAATCCTACTGGTAACAAAATCCCACAAGCGCCAGCAGCTACTCCTGGCACTGAGCCTCCGTCTCTTAAGAAGGTGTTTGGTGGCCTTGAAAAGTGTACTCAAGAGCAGAGGGTTCTGCAGCCAAACTTCTCAAAGTTGTTTGAAGTGCCTCGTCCAGCAAAACCAGCTACAAAAACTGAAACTGCTCCACCAAAACACGCAGTTAGCACTGACAAAACTGCAGTGCCACCTGCAGGCTTGCGTGATGAGCTACCTAGGTACAAAGCAACTGATGTGCCTCCTGCCAGCAATGGAAACAGTGCGAATAGGTCCAATCGGATGCATCAGTCTGATGTATCAGATGATCACAGTTTTCAGAATGGTGGTAAGGATGTTGATGAGTTTTATAGAGAGTCCTCTCCTGGTTTTGATGTCCTTGTTGATGATGATCTCAGAGATTCTGATTACTATCATGATGAAGATCAGTTTGGAGGTGATGGAAGGAATTTGAATTCTATGAATGAATTTGACATTGGCCGATCTTCTGATTACAATTCAATGGCTGATATGGACCGAGAAATGTTCCGTGATCCACATGGCTATGACTCCTATGAGCACATGCATGGGCAGTATCCTTGGGATCATCGCAGGTCTTCATCAGAGAGGATGCTAGTGGGGGCAGCTCCTCTGGAAAGGAGGGGTTACCGTAAATCTGAGAGCCCTGATCAAATCAATGAATCAGATTTGCGACATCGCTTATCAAAGCACAGGAGAGTTAATGGTTTAAGATCAGTTGTTAGTCATGACTATGACCTAGACAATCATGCTGAAGAGAGGAGTCATCGTGGTCCGTCTCGAAGGGATTCACACCATGTACCTACACATGAGAGCTCCCTTAGCAGTCGCCTTCGGGGCAGAATAAAGCTTCCCAGGAGATCTTCTCCTGTCAATGGTAGTGACTTGCGTGTTGAAAAGGATATGGACAGGGGAAGGAACTGGGGCAGATTGTCACCTGGAAGGCAACAAATTTCCTCCCAGCAGGGAAGGCTTCGAGACAGAATAAGAGGAAGGGTTCAAGAGGATTCCATTACTGATGCAAGAAATTCTTGGAACCAGCGCATCAGAAGGGATATAGTGGATGATGGCgttgctgattttgctggtccAAAGAGCCTTGCAGAGCTGAAAGTTGTGAAGAATACGGAGAGCAAGGAGCAGCGAATGAAGGTTCAACAATCATTGTCCCTTGGAAGGCAGAGAAACTTAAAGATAGAGGGTCAGCAACAATCTGAAGATGACCTATCGTTTGAAGGGCCGAAGCCTCTTAGTGTGATTCTGAAGAGAAAAAGGGGAGCTGAAACAGCAGTTTCTGGGAGTGGAATGGTGCAtggaaataaagaagaaaatgatccAGAAGGCAAGGATGGTTTCATGAGCAGCCCCAAGACTACAGAAGTTGATGTAGTTGGAAGTGTAGAAGATGGTTTGATCCTAACAGAAAAAGATCAAGCAGCTGATAATGAGTCTTCTCAAGTGCCCAGCATGAATGAGCTTGAAACTGAAGATGGGGTGATTGGTGATGGAGTAACAGAAGATCAAGATCATGAGCTTGAAGGCTTTGATCAAAGGGATGGAGATGGAGACGGAGACGGAGAGTATGAATATGAGCAGGGTGACGAGGCAGAGTATAATTTAGAAGAGGGTGAAAATGTGGACCCTGAAGAGGAATACATGGATGATGAAGATGGGGATGACTTTGCTAAGAAGATTGGGGTCATGTTCTCGTAA